A window of Pseudomonas guangdongensis contains these coding sequences:
- a CDS encoding ATP-binding protein yields the protein MRLRSIRARTLALVLGVLCLALTVISWLSYRDAQHEIEELFDAQLAQTARLLAGMVGGDMPAPALQALQQSLDDALAVQYAAPDEGRPLGHKYESKLGFVVFDAQGRSLLKSASAPVGVLAQLVLDFHRGEQGHAHAEGESLAALGPYLAGYHTAPLEGRHWRLFMLHDRHDDLWVLVAEREDVRGELVGKITLRSLLPDLIGLPLLALLVWSAIGLGLRPLRRMAQSIKARDAENLAPLTLAPLPQELEPMVAALNRLLLQVTQLLERERRFLADAAHELRTPLAVLRIHAENALEAPDPADREAALRQLVGGVERATRVVTQLLTLARLEPEGGLGAPGELDLLPWLRGELAELIPLALARGQELSLEVDEGADYRLQADAPSLGTLLQNLVGNAVQYTPAGGCIRVRLQAEAQRVGLTVADSGPGVPVEQREPLFRRFYRQGGGPGAGLGLSIVQRIVELHGGEIRLDDSPLGGLAVEVWLPRAARRPVGRQAVAN from the coding sequence ATGAGGCTGCGCTCGATCCGCGCGCGCACCCTGGCGCTGGTGCTCGGCGTGCTGTGCCTGGCGCTGACGGTGATCTCCTGGCTCAGCTACCGCGATGCCCAGCACGAGATCGAGGAACTGTTTGATGCCCAGCTGGCGCAGACCGCGCGGCTGCTGGCCGGGATGGTCGGCGGCGACATGCCGGCGCCCGCGCTCCAGGCGCTGCAGCAGTCGCTCGACGACGCCCTGGCGGTGCAGTACGCGGCGCCGGACGAAGGCCGGCCGCTGGGCCACAAGTACGAGAGCAAGTTGGGTTTCGTGGTGTTCGATGCCCAGGGACGCAGCCTGCTGAAATCGGCCAGCGCGCCGGTCGGGGTGCTCGCCCAGCTGGTGCTGGATTTCCACCGCGGCGAGCAGGGCCACGCCCACGCCGAGGGCGAGTCGCTGGCTGCCCTCGGTCCTTACCTGGCCGGCTATCACACGGCGCCGCTGGAGGGTCGCCACTGGCGGCTGTTCATGCTCCACGACCGCCACGACGACCTCTGGGTGCTGGTCGCCGAGCGCGAGGACGTGCGCGGCGAGCTGGTCGGCAAGATCACCCTGCGCAGCCTGCTGCCCGATCTGATCGGCCTGCCGCTGCTGGCCCTGCTGGTCTGGTCGGCGATCGGCCTGGGCTTGCGCCCGTTGCGGCGCATGGCGCAGTCGATCAAGGCACGCGATGCGGAGAATCTCGCGCCGCTGACCCTGGCGCCGCTGCCCCAGGAGCTGGAGCCGATGGTCGCCGCACTCAATCGCTTGCTGCTGCAGGTCACCCAGTTGCTGGAGCGCGAACGACGCTTCCTCGCCGACGCCGCCCATGAGCTGCGCACGCCGCTGGCGGTGCTGCGCATCCACGCCGAGAACGCCCTGGAAGCGCCCGATCCCGCCGACCGCGAGGCGGCGCTGCGCCAACTGGTCGGTGGGGTTGAGCGGGCCACGCGGGTGGTCACCCAGCTGCTCACCCTAGCGCGTCTGGAGCCCGAGGGCGGGCTGGGCGCGCCGGGCGAGCTGGACCTGCTGCCCTGGCTGCGCGGCGAGCTGGCCGAGCTGATTCCGCTGGCGCTGGCGCGCGGCCAGGAGCTGAGCCTGGAGGTCGACGAGGGCGCGGACTACCGCCTGCAGGCCGACGCGCCGAGCCTCGGCACGCTGTTGCAGAACCTGGTGGGCAACGCCGTGCAGTACACCCCGGCGGGCGGCTGCATCCGCGTCCGCCTGCAGGCCGAGGCGCAGCGCGTCGGCCTGACGGTGGCCGACAGCGGCCCGGGGGTGCCGGTCGAGCAGCGCGAGCCGCTGTTCCGCCGCTTCTACCGCCAGGGCGGCGGGCCGGGTGCCGGGCTGGGGCTGTCCATCGTGCAGCGCATCGTCGAGCTGCACGGCGGCGAGATCCGCCTGGACGACTCGCCGCTGGGCGGTCTGGCGGTCGAGGTCTGGCTGCCGCGCGCCGCCCGTCGGCCAGTCGGGCGTCAGGCTGTGGCAAACTGA
- a CDS encoding response regulator, whose translation MRILLVEDDPALGEGIRTALKPEGYTVDWLQDGASALHALSHESFDLCVLDLGLPRMDGLEVLRRLRRADNPLPVLVLTARDATADRIAGLDAGADDYLVKPFDVAELKARLRALLRRSFGRAQPALEYRGIRLEPESQQVTFRGAPVNLARKEFLLLHELLAQPGRVLTRDRLQQVLYGWDEEVESNALEVHVHHLRKKLFPELIRTVRGVGYLVDKA comes from the coding sequence ATGCGGATTCTCCTGGTGGAGGACGATCCGGCGCTGGGCGAGGGCATTCGCACCGCGCTCAAGCCCGAGGGCTACACGGTGGACTGGCTGCAGGACGGCGCCAGCGCGCTGCATGCGCTGAGCCACGAGAGTTTCGACCTGTGCGTGCTGGACCTCGGTCTGCCGCGCATGGACGGTCTGGAGGTGCTGCGCCGCCTGCGCCGCGCCGACAACCCGCTGCCGGTGCTGGTGCTCACCGCCCGCGACGCCACCGCCGACCGCATCGCCGGGCTGGACGCCGGCGCCGATGACTACCTGGTCAAGCCCTTCGACGTCGCCGAGCTCAAGGCGCGCCTGCGCGCCCTGCTGCGGCGCAGCTTCGGCCGCGCGCAGCCGGCGCTGGAGTACCGCGGCATCCGCCTGGAGCCGGAAAGCCAGCAGGTGACCTTCCGCGGCGCGCCGGTCAACCTGGCGCGCAAGGAGTTCCTGCTGCTCCACGAGCTGCTCGCCCAGCCCGGACGTGTGCTGACCCGCGACCGGCTGCAGCAGGTGCTCTACGGCTGGGACGAGGAGGTGGAGAGCAACGCCCTCGAAGTCCATGTGCATCACCTGCGCAAGAAGCTGTTTCCCGAGCTGATCCGCACCGTGCGCGGGGTCGGCTACCTGGTGGACAAGGCATGA
- a CDS encoding TRAP transporter TatT component family protein, which yields MNTTVLRRLLCGAALLASLPSFALTDAGAQRLQHLQGRWAQINYQLPEPQREAAFASLAGEAEAAVKAEPQAAELLVWRGIVLSTWAGAKGGLGALELVKQARGLFEQAIALDPQVLDGSAYTSLGSLYYQVPGWPLGFGDDAEAERLLQQALALNPAGIDPNYFYGDFLWREKRYAEAEQALQKALAAPPRPGRELADAGRRREAEALLDQVRAARR from the coding sequence ATGAACACCACCGTTCTGCGCCGCCTGCTGTGTGGCGCCGCCTTGCTGGCCAGCCTGCCGAGCTTCGCCCTGACCGATGCCGGCGCGCAGCGCCTGCAACACCTGCAGGGGCGCTGGGCACAGATCAACTACCAGCTGCCCGAACCCCAGCGCGAGGCGGCCTTCGCCAGCCTGGCCGGCGAGGCGGAGGCGGCCGTCAAGGCCGAGCCGCAGGCCGCCGAGCTGCTGGTCTGGCGCGGCATCGTCCTCAGCACCTGGGCCGGCGCCAAGGGCGGACTGGGCGCGCTGGAGCTGGTCAAGCAGGCGCGCGGCCTGTTCGAGCAGGCCATCGCCCTCGATCCCCAGGTCCTCGACGGCTCCGCCTACACCAGCCTCGGTTCGCTCTACTACCAAGTGCCGGGCTGGCCGCTGGGTTTCGGCGACGACGCCGAGGCCGAGCGGCTGCTCCAGCAGGCGCTGGCGCTCAATCCCGCCGGCATCGACCCCAACTACTTCTATGGCGATTTCCTCTGGCGCGAGAAACGCTACGCCGAGGCCGAGCAGGCCCTGCAGAAGGCGCTGGCCGCGCCGCCGCGTCCGGGCCGCGAGCTGGCCGACGCCGGGCGCCGCCGCGAGGCCGAGGCGCTGCTCGATCAGGTGCGCGCCGCGCGCCGCTGA
- a CDS encoding SDR family oxidoreductase, with amino-acid sequence MQLPDCRVLLTGATGGIGRELALRLCTGGARVLLVGRQAPRLEALLAECGERAEAVCADIASREGRERVVQAARRFGGINLLINAAGINHFSLLEQHDEEALAALVALNVTATLQLTQRLLPLLRQEPRALLVNLGSTFGSIGYPGFAAYCASKFALRGFSEALRRELADTRIKVLYIAPRATRTGMNGEHVVAMNAALKVGMDDPGWVAEALIAAIRREREELYLGWPEKFFVYLNQLLPRLVDQALRKQLPIIQRFARGKS; translated from the coding sequence ATGCAACTGCCTGACTGTCGCGTGCTGCTCACCGGCGCTACCGGCGGCATCGGCCGCGAGCTGGCCCTGCGGCTGTGCACCGGCGGTGCGCGGGTGCTGCTGGTCGGTCGCCAGGCGCCGCGCCTTGAGGCACTGCTGGCGGAGTGCGGCGAGCGGGCCGAGGCGGTCTGCGCCGACATCGCCAGCCGCGAGGGCCGCGAGCGGGTGGTGCAGGCGGCGCGGCGCTTCGGCGGGATCAACCTGCTGATCAACGCCGCCGGCATCAACCATTTCAGCCTGCTCGAACAGCACGACGAGGAGGCACTGGCGGCGCTGGTCGCACTCAACGTCACCGCCACCCTGCAGCTCACCCAGCGCCTGCTGCCGCTGCTGCGCCAGGAGCCGCGCGCCCTGCTGGTCAATCTCGGCTCGACCTTCGGCTCCATCGGCTACCCGGGCTTCGCCGCCTACTGCGCCAGCAAGTTCGCCCTGCGCGGGTTCTCCGAGGCGCTGCGCCGCGAGCTGGCCGACACGCGCATCAAGGTGCTGTACATCGCCCCGCGTGCCACCCGCACCGGCATGAACGGCGAACACGTGGTGGCGATGAACGCGGCGCTGAAGGTCGGCATGGACGATCCGGGCTGGGTCGCCGAGGCGCTGATCGCCGCGATCCGCCGCGAGCGCGAGGAGCTGTACCTGGGCTGGCCGGAAAAATTCTTCGTCTATCTCAACCAGTTGCTGCCGCGGCTGGTGGACCAGGCGCTGCGCAAGCAGCTGCCGATCATCCAGCGCTTCGCGCGCGGCAAGTCCTGA
- a CDS encoding cold-shock protein yields MLKPLHLLGGAAALLLSFVPSLRGEALPWLQQPAALHLAFIGVANLLVAPFAATRRARLQPWASALLILAALIQAASLLLPLEQVAGLPAVLASLGALALASLLQLLPSLPLEPAAQSQPQPAPRAAHKPVASPRPAAPRAAGNAVRETGTVKWFNTSKGFGFISRDDGEDIFVHFRAIRGEGHRVLVEGQRVEFSVVMRDKGLQAEDVTDENPDWR; encoded by the coding sequence ATTCTCAAACCCCTTCATCTGCTCGGCGGTGCGGCTGCCCTGCTGCTGTCCTTCGTCCCCAGCCTGCGCGGCGAGGCGCTGCCCTGGCTGCAGCAGCCGGCGGCCCTGCACCTGGCCTTCATCGGCGTGGCCAACCTGCTGGTCGCCCCCTTCGCCGCCACCCGGCGCGCGCGCCTGCAGCCCTGGGCCAGCGCCCTGCTGATCCTCGCCGCGCTGATCCAGGCCGCCAGCCTGCTGCTGCCGCTGGAGCAGGTGGCCGGCCTGCCGGCGGTGCTGGCCAGCCTCGGCGCCCTGGCGCTGGCCAGCCTGCTGCAACTGCTGCCCAGCCTGCCCCTTGAGCCCGCCGCCCAGAGCCAGCCGCAGCCGGCGCCGCGCGCCGCGCACAAGCCGGTCGCCAGCCCCCGGCCGGCCGCGCCGCGCGCCGCCGGCAACGCCGTGCGGGAAACCGGCACGGTGAAGTGGTTCAACACCTCGAAGGGCTTCGGCTTCATCTCCCGCGACGACGGCGAAGACATCTTCGTCCACTTCCGCGCCATCCGCGGCGAGGGGCATCGCGTACTGGTCGAGGGGCAGCGGGTGGAGTTCAGCGTGGTGATGCGCGACAAGGGGCTGCAGGCCGAGGACGTCACCGACGAGAATCCCGACTGGCGCTGA
- a CDS encoding SlyX family protein: MSLELRVTELETRLAFQDDALQQLSDELLVQSRLIERLQRQIEVLASRQAELVEQVGNADDEAPPPHY, translated from the coding sequence ATGAGCCTGGAACTGCGCGTCACCGAACTGGAAACCCGCCTGGCCTTTCAGGACGATGCCCTGCAACAGCTGAGCGACGAGCTGCTGGTGCAGAGCCGGCTGATCGAGCGTCTGCAGCGGCAGATCGAGGTGCTGGCCTCGCGGCAGGCCGAACTGGTCGAGCAGGTCGGCAACGCCGACGACGAGGCGCCGCCGCCGCACTACTGA
- a CDS encoding HIT domain-containing protein: MFVLDPRLAQDTLHIGDFPLCRLLLMNDANYPWFILVPRREEVSELFQLDAADQRSLLRETSLLAEVIKDTFKADKMNIATLGNVVAQLHMHVVARRRNDASWPAPVWGRHPAQPYTEDLLSELRAKLRLVLTSEDFRFAAEPV, encoded by the coding sequence ATGTTCGTCCTCGATCCCCGTCTTGCCCAGGACACCCTGCACATCGGCGATTTCCCGCTGTGCCGGCTGTTGCTGATGAACGACGCCAACTATCCCTGGTTCATCCTGGTGCCGCGCCGCGAGGAGGTCAGCGAGCTGTTCCAGCTCGACGCGGCCGACCAGCGCTCGCTGCTGCGCGAGACCAGCCTGCTGGCCGAAGTCATCAAGGACACCTTCAAGGCCGACAAGATGAACATCGCCACCCTCGGCAACGTGGTCGCCCAGCTGCACATGCATGTGGTCGCGCGGCGCCGCAACGATGCCTCCTGGCCTGCGCCGGTATGGGGCCGGCATCCGGCGCAGCCCTACACCGAGGATCTGCTCAGCGAACTGCGCGCCAAGCTGCGGCTGGTGCTGACCTCCGAGGACTTCCGTTTCGCGGCGGAGCCGGTATGA
- a CDS encoding Dps family protein has protein sequence MQIDIGITEQDRAAIAEGLSRLLADTYTLYLKTHNFHWNVTGPMFNTLHLMFEAQYNELALAVDLIAERIRALGFPAPGTYAAYARLSSIKEEEGVPSAQEMITLLVQGQEAVVRTARGIFPLVDKVSDEPTADLLTQRMQVHEKTAWMLRSLLEG, from the coding sequence ATGCAGATCGATATCGGCATCACCGAACAGGACCGCGCCGCCATCGCCGAAGGCCTGTCGCGCCTGCTGGCCGACACCTACACCCTGTACCTGAAGACCCACAACTTCCACTGGAACGTCACCGGGCCGATGTTCAACACCCTGCACCTGATGTTCGAGGCGCAGTACAACGAGCTGGCCCTGGCGGTCGACCTGATCGCCGAGCGCATCCGCGCCCTGGGCTTCCCGGCGCCGGGCACCTACGCCGCCTACGCGCGCCTGTCCTCGATCAAGGAAGAGGAAGGCGTGCCCAGCGCCCAGGAGATGATCACGCTGCTGGTTCAGGGGCAGGAAGCGGTGGTGCGCACCGCACGCGGCATCTTCCCGCTGGTCGACAAGGTCAGCGACGAGCCGACCGCCGACCTGCTGACCCAGCGCATGCAGGTCCACGAGAAGACCGCCTGGATGCTGCGCAGCCTGCTGGAAGGCTGA
- a CDS encoding TenA family transcriptional regulator yields MHFYATLQEQTQAERDYLLAAPIIGRALRGEVGLDSYLAFLAQAYHHVKHTVPLLMACGARLPERLEWLRGAIAEYIEEEYGHQEWILNDIRACGGDAEAVRNGTPNLPTELMVGYVYDRIARANPVSFFGMVNVLEGTSIALATQAAGRIRDSLDLPAQAFSYLTSHGSLDLEHIELFKGLMNRLEDADDQAAVVHTARVVYRLYGDMFRSLPLGAAQESRHATA; encoded by the coding sequence ATGCACTTCTACGCAACCCTGCAAGAACAGACCCAGGCCGAGCGCGACTACCTGCTCGCCGCCCCGATCATCGGCCGGGCGCTGCGCGGCGAGGTCGGCCTGGACAGCTACCTGGCGTTCCTCGCCCAGGCCTACCACCACGTCAAGCATACCGTGCCGCTGCTGATGGCCTGCGGGGCGCGACTGCCCGAGCGCCTGGAATGGCTGCGCGGCGCCATCGCCGAGTACATCGAGGAGGAGTACGGCCATCAGGAGTGGATCCTCAACGACATCCGCGCCTGCGGCGGCGATGCCGAGGCGGTGCGCAACGGCACCCCCAACCTGCCCACCGAGCTGATGGTCGGCTACGTCTACGACCGCATCGCCCGCGCCAACCCGGTGAGCTTCTTCGGCATGGTCAACGTGCTGGAGGGCACCAGCATCGCCCTGGCCACCCAGGCCGCCGGGCGGATCAGGGACAGCCTCGATCTGCCGGCGCAGGCCTTCAGCTACCTCACCTCCCACGGCAGCCTGGACCTGGAGCACATCGAGCTGTTCAAGGGCCTGATGAACCGCCTGGAGGATGCCGACGATCAGGCCGCGGTGGTGCATACCGCACGGGTGGTCTACCGCCTGTATGGCGACATGTTCCGCAGCCTGCCGCTGGGCGCGGCGCAGGAGAGCCGCCATGCAACTGCCTGA
- the aspS gene encoding aspartate--tRNA ligase → MMRSHYCGQLNESLDGQEVTLCGWVHRRRDHGGVIFLDIRDREGLAQVVFDPDRAETFAKADRVRSEYVVKIVGKVRLRPEGARNANMASGAIEVLGYELEVLNEAETPPFPLNEYTDVGEETRLRYRFIDLRRPEMAEKLKLRSRITSSIRRYLDDNGFLDVETPILTRATPEGARDYLVPSRTHAGSFFALPQSPQLFKQLLMVAGFDRYYQIAKCFRDEDLRADRQPEFTQIDLETSFLDEADIMGLTETMVRNLFKEVLDVEFGTLPHMTLAEAMRRYGSDKPDLRIPLELVDVEDQLKDVEFKVFAGPANDPKCRVTALRVPGGASMPRKQIDDYTKFVGIYGAKGLAYIKVNERAAGVEGLQSPIVKNIPLDNINVILDRVGAVDGDIVFFGADKAKIVSEALGALRVKLGHDLNLLTCEWAPLWVVDFPMFEENDDGSLTAMHHPFTAPKCSPEELEANPAAALSRAYDMVLNGTELGGGSIRIHSKEMQQAVFRVLGISEEEQQEKFGFLLDALKFGAPPHGGLAFGLDRLVMLMTGASSIREVIAFPKTQSAACVMTQAPGVVDAKQLRELNIRLREQPKAE, encoded by the coding sequence ATGATGCGCAGCCACTATTGCGGCCAACTCAACGAAAGCCTGGACGGCCAGGAAGTCACCCTGTGCGGCTGGGTCCATCGCCGTCGCGACCACGGCGGGGTGATCTTCCTCGACATCCGCGACCGTGAAGGTCTGGCCCAGGTGGTGTTCGATCCGGATCGCGCCGAGACCTTCGCCAAGGCCGACCGCGTGCGCAGCGAGTACGTGGTGAAGATCGTCGGCAAGGTGCGCCTGCGCCCCGAAGGCGCGCGCAACGCCAACATGGCCAGCGGCGCCATCGAGGTGCTCGGCTACGAGCTGGAAGTGCTCAACGAGGCCGAGACCCCGCCGTTCCCGCTCAACGAGTACACCGACGTCGGCGAGGAAACCCGCCTGCGCTACCGCTTCATCGACCTGCGCCGCCCGGAGATGGCCGAGAAGCTCAAGCTGCGCTCGCGCATCACCAGCAGCATCCGCCGTTACCTGGACGACAACGGCTTCCTCGACGTCGAGACGCCGATCCTCACCCGCGCCACCCCGGAAGGCGCGCGCGACTACCTGGTGCCGAGCCGCACCCACGCCGGCAGCTTCTTCGCCCTGCCGCAGTCGCCGCAGCTGTTCAAGCAGCTGTTGATGGTCGCCGGCTTCGACCGCTACTACCAGATCGCCAAGTGCTTCCGCGACGAGGACCTGCGCGCCGACCGCCAGCCGGAATTCACCCAGATCGACCTCGAGACCAGCTTCCTCGACGAAGCCGACATCATGGGCCTGACCGAGACCATGGTGCGCAACCTGTTCAAGGAAGTGCTGGACGTCGAGTTCGGTACGCTTCCGCACATGACCCTGGCCGAGGCCATGCGCCGCTACGGCTCGGACAAGCCTGACCTGCGCATCCCGCTGGAGCTGGTCGACGTCGAGGACCAGCTCAAGGACGTCGAGTTCAAGGTGTTCGCCGGCCCGGCCAACGATCCCAAGTGCCGCGTCACCGCCCTGCGCGTACCGGGCGGCGCGAGCATGCCGCGCAAGCAGATCGACGACTACACCAAGTTCGTCGGCATCTATGGTGCCAAGGGCCTGGCCTACATCAAGGTCAATGAGCGTGCCGCCGGCGTCGAGGGCCTGCAGTCGCCGATCGTCAAGAACATCCCGCTGGACAACATCAACGTGATCCTCGATCGCGTCGGTGCGGTCGATGGCGACATCGTGTTCTTCGGCGCCGACAAGGCCAAGATCGTTTCCGAGGCGCTCGGCGCCCTGCGCGTCAAGCTCGGTCACGACCTCAACCTGCTGACCTGCGAATGGGCCCCGCTGTGGGTGGTCGACTTCCCGATGTTCGAGGAAAACGACGACGGCAGCCTGACCGCCATGCACCACCCGTTCACCGCGCCCAAGTGCAGCCCGGAGGAGCTGGAGGCCAACCCGGCCGCCGCGCTGTCGCGCGCCTACGACATGGTGCTCAACGGCACCGAGCTGGGCGGCGGTTCGATCCGCATCCACAGCAAGGAAATGCAGCAGGCGGTGTTCCGCGTGCTCGGCATCAGCGAGGAAGAGCAGCAGGAGAAGTTCGGCTTCCTGCTCGACGCCCTGAAGTTCGGTGCGCCGCCGCACGGTGGCCTGGCCTTCGGCCTGGACCGTCTGGTGATGCTGATGACCGGCGCCAGCTCGATCCGCGAAGTGATCGCCTTCCCGAAAACCCAGAGCGCCGCCTGCGTGATGACCCAGGCGCCGGGCGTTGTCGACGCCAAGCAGCTGCGCGAGCTGAACATTCGCCTGCGCGAGCAACCCAAGGCCGAATAA